A region of Rhodamnia argentea isolate NSW1041297 chromosome 9, ASM2092103v1, whole genome shotgun sequence DNA encodes the following proteins:
- the LOC115755409 gene encoding transcription factor MYB13-like, which yields MARYPRNDRSNNRTVVKKGAWSAEEDQKLVAYIKRYGIWNWTHMANPAGLARTGKSCRLRWMNYLRPNIKHGNITKEEEETIIELHRVLGNRWAAIAARLPGRTDNEIKNYWNTRLKKQLSEEKFRLQNSCNDVDVHTDREDMLFHPSNDCPNATNHGPDGQILTTNADNYCPPVGVHDEKPWSHNGCSAQEYEDGEGEGVWKQVLPLEDLYIEEDFEYMWANSGTQNTPSDGCTQPEPTYFASSYDDFILDLWGES from the exons ATGGCCAGGTATCCAAGGAATGACAGAAGCAACAACAGGACTGTGGTTAAGAAGGGTGCTTGGAGTGCCGAAGAAGATCAAAAACTGGTGGCTTACATCAAGAGATATGGCATTTGGAACTGGACTCACATGGCCAATCCTGCGG GTTTGGCAAGAACGGGCAAAAGTTGCCGTCTCCGTTGGATGAACTATCTGAGGCCCAACATCAAGCATGGAAACATCaccaaagaagaggaggagaccATCATTGAGCTGCACCGGGTTCTTGGAAATCG TTGGGCCGCAATCGCAGCTAGGCTTCCAGGAAGAACGGACAACGAAATTAAGAACTACTGGAATACCCGCTTGAAGAAACAGCTTTCAGAGGAGAAGTTTCGTTTACAGAACTCGTGCAATGATGTTGATGTCCATACCGATCGTGAGGACATGTTGTTCCATCCCTCGAACGATTGTCCGAATGCAACAAACCATGGACCCGACGGTCAAATCCTGACAACAAATGCAGATAACTATTGTCCTCCCGTTGGAGTCCATGATGAGAAACCATGGAGCCACAACGGATGCTCAGCACAAGAATATGAAGATGGTGAAGGAGAAGGCGTATGGAAGCAAGTTCTTCCACTGGAAGATCTATACATAGAAGAAGATTTCGAGTATATGTGGGCCAACTCAGGAACACAGAACACCCCTTCTGATGGTTGCACGCAGCCTGAGCCTACATACTTTGCTAGTTCCTATGATGATTTTATCCTAGATTTGTGGGGGGAGTCATGA
- the LOC115755400 gene encoding MYB-like transcription factor EOBI, with protein MARYPKVDKIRNSKTVKKGAWNAEEDRKLVAYIKRYGIWNWTHMAEPAGLARTGKSCRLRWMNYLRPNIRHGNITQQEEEIIVNLHRVLGNRWATIASRLPGRTDNEIKNYWNTRLKKRFIHEKFEMPIACDVEVNSNPNNVLTHHNPSIAILHPTDAPNLGSPQDIPTLNASSLCPSYDIHHRDETLANCWNSPGNIIGEDANLWEQLFSPKDFGAIEDLEGMCLNLASTSPSLECMYSDPVYFGGSYDDFTIDLWGNCW; from the exons ATGGCCAGGTATCCCAAGGTTGACAAAATCAGAAACAGCAAAACAGTGAAGAAGGGTGCTTGGAATGCTGAGGAAGACCGTAAACTGGTGGCTTATATCAAGCGATATGGCATTTGGAACTGGACTCACATGGCCGAACCCGCTG GCTTGGCAAGAACTGGAAAGAGTTGCCGACTTCGGTGGATGAACTATCTGAGGCCCAACATCAGGCATGGCAACATCacccaacaagaagaggaaatcaTTGTCAACTTGCACCGAGTTCTTGGTAACCG TTGGGCCACAATTGCAAGTAGACTTCCAGGAAGGACAGACAATGAGATAAAGAACTACTGGAATACTCGCTTGAAGAAGCGCTTCATCCATGAAAAGTTCGAAATGCCAATTGCATGTGATGTGGAAGTTAACTCCAATCCAAATAATGTTTTAACCCACCACAATCCATCTATTGCCATTCTTCATCCTACGGATGCACCAAATCTTGGATCTCCCCAGGATATTCCAACACTAAATGCAAGCAGCTTGTGCCCTTCTTATGATATTCATCATCGTGACGAAACCCTAGCGAATTGCTGGAACTCACCAGGCAATATAATTGGAGAAGATGCAAACTTGTGGGAACAATTGTTTTCTCCGAAAGATTTTGGCGcaattgaagatttggagggTATGTGCCTGAACTTGGCAAGTACGTCGCCTTCTTTGGAGTGTATGTACTCTGATCCAGTGTACTTCGGTGGTTCCTACGATGACTTCACCATAGATCTATGGGGAAACTGCTGGTAA